In Marinobacter salinisoli, the DNA window AATGATGCCGAGGTTGAAGAACTGGCCAAGCAGGCCATGATCATCGAACAGCATTACCAGCGTCCGATGGACATTGAGTGGGCGAAAGACGGTGACGACGGCAAGATCTACATCGTTCAGGCCCGACCGGAAACCGTCAAGAGCCGGGCCTCGGCCAACGTTATGGAGCGCTACCTGCTGAAAGAGACTGGCAAGGTGCTCGTGGAAGGGCGGAGTATTGGCCACAAGATTGGCAGCGGGCCGGTCAAAATTATTACCAGCATTAACGAAATGGATCGGGTACAGCCCGGGGATGTGCTGGTCACCGACATGACTGACCCGGATTGGGAACCCGTCATGAAAAGGGCGTCGGCCATTGTGACCGACCGTGGCGGGCGTACTTGTCACGCGGCCATTATCGCCCGTGAGTTGGGTATTCCCGCTGTGGTTGGATGCGGCGATGCGACCGAGATCCTGAAAGATGGTCAAGACGTCACGGTATCCTGTGCCGAAGGCGACACCGGAATGATCTATGAGGGCGCTCTGGACTTTGAGCTGCGGGAAAATACTGTCGACTCCATGCCCAACATTCCGTTCAAAATCATGATGAACGTGGGCAACCCGGACCGGGCGTTCGATTTTCAGGCTCTGCCGAATGAAGGTGTGGGTCTTGCCCGCCTGGAATTCATCATTAATCGAATGATCGGCGTGCATCCCAAGGCGTTGCTGAACTTCGACAGTCTGCCGAGGGATGTCAAGCAGACGGTAGAAAAGCGAATTTCCGGATACAGCTCTCCGGTTGATTTCTATGTCGACAAGCTCGTCGAGGGCATTTCCACATTGGCTGCGGCGTTCGCCCCGAAAAAAGTCATCGTGCGCCTGTCCGACTTTAAATCCAATGAATATGCGAATCTGATTGGCGGCACCCTGTACGAGCCGGATGAAGAAAACCCCATGCTCGGTTTCCGCGGGGCTTCCCGCTACATCTCCGATACCTTCCGCGATTGCTTCGAGCTTGAGTGCCGTGCACTGAAGAAGGTACGTGACGAGATGGGCCTGACCAACGTTGAGGTGATGGTTCCGTTTGTACGCACCGTGGGTGAGGCTGAGCAGGTCGTGAACCTGCTGGCTGAAAACGGTTTGAAGCGCGGAGACAACGGCCTCCGTGTGATTATGATGTGCGAACTTCCGGCGAACGCCTTGCTGGCAGATCAGTTCCTGGAGCACTTTGACGGCTTCTCCATTGGCTCTAACGATTTGACTCAGCTGACTCTGGGGCTGGACCGCGACTCTGGAATCATCGCGCACCTGTTTGACGAGCGGAACGACGCCGTTAAAGCGCTGCTGTCCAATGCCATTCAGGCGTGCAAGAAGGCCGGGAAATACATCGGCATTTGCGGACAGGGGCCTTCAGATCATCCGGATCTGGCCAAGTGGCTGATGGATCAGGGTATCGATACCGTGTCGCTGAATCCGGACTCCGTGCTGGATACCTGGTTCTTCCTCGCGGACGAAAAAATCGACTGAGTCTGTATCAAGAAAAGGAGAGCAAGACGTGGCAGACATTATTACTCCGGACCTGTGTGATGAGTTTCCCGAGGTCAAGGTCGTAGAGCCCGGCTTCATCAACTACGGTGGTAACCGTGCCTTTGGCGGTGAGATCGTCACCGTGAAGTGCTATGAGGATAATTCGGTCGTCAAGGAGCAGGTAGGCCTGCCCGGAAACGGCCGCGTGATGGTGGTGGATGGTGGCGCTTCCAAGCGCCATGCCCTGCTGGGCGATATGCTGGCAGAGAAAGCCGCGAACAACGGCTGGGCAGGCATTATCATCTACGGCTGTATCCGAGACGTGGACGAGATTCGCAAGACGCCCCTGGGCGTTCAGGCGTTGGGTACTCAGCCAAGAAAGAGCGAAAAGCGGGGGTTGGGGGACTTGAATGTAACCCTGACTTTTGGAGGTGTTACCTTCGAGCCGGGTCAGTACGTCTACGCGGACAACAATGGGATTATTGTGTCCGAGAAGCCTCTGGTGTGAACCATAAACCCGAAGCGGCTGACCACCCGCTTCGGGTCGCTAATTCTTGATTAGCTTACTTCCTGAATGGTCAGCCCCAACATGTAGCCTTGATCGCTTTGCTCACACCAAAGCACTTCACAGACAGTTTCCAGCGCCGGGATTGTGTCGCCATTCGAGCGCAGGACTGTCGTCAGTTCCTCTCCGACTTTTACCTCGCGTTCTACCTGAGCCTTCATCCCTGCGGCGCTCAGGTCCCGGCAGACCCCGGTGAAGCGGTTGCCGTACGCATCGGAAATCTCGATCTCAGAGTTCACCTGCATGCGGTGAAAGTCCCGTTTCTCCGAGTAGTCCTTCATGCGGTTAGGCCCAGTTGTCGGTTTTTCGTGTCGGTTTGAGCATCGGGATAAGCAGTGCGAGCACCACACCAGCCAGCACGAGGCCTGCTCCCAAGAGCATGAAGTCTGATTCCTTGCCGGCTTCGAGCCGTTCATTTTCGGCCGTCAGCACTTCAAGGTCGTTCCGGATTTTTTGGTTCTCTTGCAGTAATTCTTTATTACGGCGCTCCAGATTTATGGAGTCCGAGGCAATGCTTTTGATGCGCTGAAGCTCTTCTTTCAGGTTCTGAGACTGGTCAGACAGAGAGGCTTCAGACGATTCCAGAGCATTCCGCTCTTTGGTGGTGGTGGCGAGCTGTTCCTTGACCTGATTCAGTTCGTTGCGAGCCTGTTCCAGCTCCTGATTCGCCCGGCGTAGCAGGTCTGCGGCGATCGGGGTGTCGCTCAAGTACTGGCTGGAAACCCAGCCTTCCGTGCCCTTGGGAGTGCGGACCCGTGTGTAACCGCTGTCGGTCGTTTCAAGCACTTCCAGAGGGGTGCCGCTGGGAACGGCATTTTCGATAATGCGGAACTGAGTGCCTGCGCCAGCGCGGACTGGCAGATAAATCTGGTCATCAACCCATGCAGTTTTCGCCTGGGCCTGTGCCGTACAAGCTAGGACAAGAAGCACACTGAAGAAGACGCGGAAGGTTGTCACTGGTTCGTTTCCCTAATGTGAACAGAGTTAAATATGACAGATCAACAGCCTGCAATTCTGTCACAGATGGCGGCATGATCAATATTGCCGCCATTACGATAAGCTCATGGAGCCTGCGCCGTTTTAAGGCAGAACGGCCTTGAAAGGCTTCACAACAACGTGCTTGTAAACACCGGCTTCAATGTAGGGGTCAGCATCGGCCCAGGCCTGGGCATCCTCCAGTGAGTCGAAATCTGCAATAACGAGGCTGCCGGTGAATCCCGCTTCGCCGGGATCGGGTGTATCAATGGCTGGGTGGGGGCCCGCAACCAGCAGGCGGCCTTCGTTCTTCAGCAGGTTGAGCCGGTCAAGGTGCGCTGGCCGTGCTGTCTGGCGGAGAGGGAGGCTGTTCTCAATATCCTCGCTGATAATGGCGTAGTACATGCGGGTCTCCGTTTGGTGGTATTTGCAGTGGAATTGACTTTACAGGCGGTGCCCCGAGCCGGCAGGATGACGACTAGTGCGCGCTCGGTGCGCTTTTCCAACTGATTCAGGACTGTTTGTGACTATACCGCAAGACCCCCAGTTGTGCATTGATCTGCACTGCCACAGCACGGCCTCGGATGGCGCTTTGCACCCGGCCGATCTGGTTGAGCGTGCGGCGGGTAGGGGTGTCACTCATCTGGCGCTCACTGACCACGACACCATTGATGGACTTGAAGAGGCTCAGGCGGCGGCCAGCCGGCTTGGGGTCAGGCTGGTGCCCGGGGTTGAGCTCTCCTGTATCTGGAAGAGTCGGACGATCCACATTGTGGGCCTGGATTTTGATCCGTCGAACGAGTTGTTCCTCAAGGCCATGGAAACGCAGAAGTCCAATCGCTGGGCCCGGGCCCGCCAGATTGCTGATCGGCTGAGCAAGCTCGGGGTTACCGATCTTCTCGGCTGCGCCACGGAGTTCTCCGCTGGCGACGTGCCGGGCCGCCCTCATTTTGCGCAAGCCCTGGTTGCGGCCGGTGTGGTGAGTAATCAGGCTCAGGCGTTCAAGCGCCACCTCGGGGCTGGTAAGCCGGGCGATGTGAAGGCGTTTTGGCCTGAGCTGGAAGAAGTGGTGAGCTGGATCAGCGCAGCCGGGGGAATCGCGGTGTTGGCCCATCCGAGGAAGTACCAGATGACCGCAACCAAATTGCGGCAGTTAACGGGTGATT includes these proteins:
- a CDS encoding PHP domain-containing protein, producing MTIPQDPQLCIDLHCHSTASDGALHPADLVERAAGRGVTHLALTDHDTIDGLEEAQAAASRLGVRLVPGVELSCIWKSRTIHIVGLDFDPSNELFLKAMETQKSNRWARARQIADRLSKLGVTDLLGCATEFSAGDVPGRPHFAQALVAAGVVSNQAQAFKRHLGAGKPGDVKAFWPELEEVVSWISAAGGIAVLAHPRKYQMTATKLRQLTGDFRRAGGRALEVSTSGQSSGDLGFLAELCRREGMLASQGSDFHFPGAPWCELGRIMKMPDGLEPVWHYFKAPVGVPEPV
- a CDS encoding PilZ domain-containing protein translates to MKDYSEKRDFHRMQVNSEIEISDAYGNRFTGVCRDLSAAGMKAQVEREVKVGEELTTVLRSNGDTIPALETVCEVLWCEQSDQGYMLGLTIQEVS
- the rraA gene encoding ribonuclease E activity regulator RraA gives rise to the protein MADIITPDLCDEFPEVKVVEPGFINYGGNRAFGGEIVTVKCYEDNSVVKEQVGLPGNGRVMVVDGGASKRHALLGDMLAEKAANNGWAGIIIYGCIRDVDEIRKTPLGVQALGTQPRKSEKRGLGDLNVTLTFGGVTFEPGQYVYADNNGIIVSEKPLV
- a CDS encoding YciI family protein, whose amino-acid sequence is MYYAIISEDIENSLPLRQTARPAHLDRLNLLKNEGRLLVAGPHPAIDTPDPGEAGFTGSLVIADFDSLEDAQAWADADPYIEAGVYKHVVVKPFKAVLP
- the ppsA gene encoding phosphoenolpyruvate synthase yields the protein MSDVDRVGGKNASLGEMISNLANAGVTVPGGFATTAYAYREFLATDGLKDKIDSALDALDVDDVNELARVGAQIRQWVIDTDFPEPLEQALKESYAMLQAGNENMAVAVRSSATAEDLPDASFAGQQETFLNVVGLEQVRTSVKEVFASLFNDRAISYRVHHGFDHKLVALSAGIQKMVRSETAASGVMFTLDTESGFRDVVFVTASYGLGETVVQGAVNPDEFYVHKPTLQAGRPSVLRRNLGSKAIKMVYHTDPNAGEFVETVKVEQEDRNRFSINDAEVEELAKQAMIIEQHYQRPMDIEWAKDGDDGKIYIVQARPETVKSRASANVMERYLLKETGKVLVEGRSIGHKIGSGPVKIITSINEMDRVQPGDVLVTDMTDPDWEPVMKRASAIVTDRGGRTCHAAIIARELGIPAVVGCGDATEILKDGQDVTVSCAEGDTGMIYEGALDFELRENTVDSMPNIPFKIMMNVGNPDRAFDFQALPNEGVGLARLEFIINRMIGVHPKALLNFDSLPRDVKQTVEKRISGYSSPVDFYVDKLVEGISTLAAAFAPKKVIVRLSDFKSNEYANLIGGTLYEPDEENPMLGFRGASRYISDTFRDCFELECRALKKVRDEMGLTNVEVMVPFVRTVGEAEQVVNLLAENGLKRGDNGLRVIMMCELPANALLADQFLEHFDGFSIGSNDLTQLTLGLDRDSGIIAHLFDERNDAVKALLSNAIQACKKAGKYIGICGQGPSDHPDLAKWLMDQGIDTVSLNPDSVLDTWFFLADEKID
- a CDS encoding TIGR04211 family SH3 domain-containing protein, which produces MTTFRVFFSVLLVLACTAQAQAKTAWVDDQIYLPVRAGAGTQFRIIENAVPSGTPLEVLETTDSGYTRVRTPKGTEGWVSSQYLSDTPIAADLLRRANQELEQARNELNQVKEQLATTTKERNALESSEASLSDQSQNLKEELQRIKSIASDSINLERRNKELLQENQKIRNDLEVLTAENERLEAGKESDFMLLGAGLVLAGVVLALLIPMLKPTRKTDNWA